One stretch of Bremerella cremea DNA includes these proteins:
- the ychF gene encoding redox-regulated ATPase YchF, translating into MEAGIVGLPNVGKSTLFNALTAAGIASENYPFCTIEPNVGIVPVPDPRLETIQSYVKTQKVIPAILRLVDIAGIVRGASEGEGLGNKFLSHIREVDAIIHVVRCFQEPNVVHVDGSVDPIRDIETIDTELMLADLQSVESARDKAARTARSGDKDAKAKVEILNQCHALLADGKPLRSAEWNDPEMFKIVRNFGLLTAKSVLYLANVDEDNLTGDGEIVERVRARAAEEGGEVVPVCAKIESELIELDDEDRREMLESVGLEEPALAVVARAAYKLLGLQSYFTAGEKEVRAWTIPVGATAPQGAGVIHSDFERGFIRAEVYSLADLETYKSEKAIREAGKLRVEGKSYVMHDGDICHFLFNV; encoded by the coding sequence ATGGAAGCCGGAATTGTCGGGCTGCCGAATGTCGGTAAATCTACCCTGTTCAACGCATTGACCGCCGCAGGCATCGCCAGCGAAAACTATCCGTTCTGCACCATCGAACCCAACGTAGGGATCGTGCCGGTGCCGGATCCGCGGCTGGAAACGATCCAAAGCTATGTCAAAACCCAAAAGGTAATCCCCGCAATTTTACGCTTGGTAGATATCGCTGGGATTGTGCGGGGGGCCTCCGAAGGGGAAGGCCTGGGGAACAAATTCCTCTCGCACATCCGAGAAGTCGACGCCATCATCCACGTTGTCCGCTGCTTTCAGGAACCCAATGTGGTTCACGTTGACGGCAGCGTCGATCCGATTCGCGATATCGAAACGATTGATACCGAGCTCATGCTGGCCGACCTGCAATCGGTGGAATCGGCTCGCGACAAAGCCGCCCGCACGGCTCGTTCTGGCGACAAAGACGCCAAGGCCAAAGTCGAAATCTTGAACCAATGCCATGCCCTTTTGGCCGACGGCAAGCCGCTTCGAAGTGCCGAGTGGAATGACCCTGAGATGTTCAAGATCGTTCGCAACTTCGGCCTTTTGACCGCCAAGAGCGTTTTATATTTGGCCAACGTAGACGAAGACAACCTGACCGGTGATGGGGAAATTGTCGAAAGAGTTCGTGCCCGCGCCGCTGAAGAAGGGGGCGAGGTGGTCCCTGTTTGTGCGAAAATCGAGTCGGAACTGATTGAACTCGACGATGAAGATCGCCGCGAAATGCTCGAAAGCGTCGGCCTGGAAGAGCCTGCCCTGGCGGTCGTGGCTCGCGCTGCCTACAAGTTGCTGGGGCTGCAAAGCTATTTTACCGCCGGAGAGAAAGAAGTCCGCGCGTGGACGATTCCGGTCGGAGCAACCGCTCCTCAGGGAGCCGGCGTGATTCACTCGGACTTTGAACGCGGATTTATTCGTGCCGAAGTTTATTCACTCGCCGACCTGGAAACCTACAAAAGCGAAAAGGCGATTCGCGAAGCAGGCAAGCTACGCGTGGAAGGGAAGAGCTACGTCATGCACGACGGCGACATCTGCCACTTCCTGTTCAACGTGTAA
- a CDS encoding transglutaminase TgpA family protein translates to MRVERLLQISVALLAALGSLLLAIGQGGFATLPLMATMAAFLSVYVTDIRGWITLNRNLANFAALIAVLFSFFDFWDANDAKLVAIAKLLIYLQIVLLFQPKTIRVYWHLAVLSLLQVVVAAALNMGVSFGLMLIPYSLTALTTLCLFFIFRETLRVDPELRAAHDAVENRPLFTLFGGKGTDSSGMAGNPTADVTLVGQLPANLSTVFSSGKMFAQVLKMSFFTLCATVILFYSFPRFDEGGALGQSLGGGLGTQTGFKDQISLNEMGQILQSDKFVMRVRLTEVDSGKLKDTEYEPYFRGTSLSTYIPNNKTWIVGNLREYRVSEIKPPPPGQEYVRQTIATNQNMRFDRTNDGVLLFSMYPAYASKNTSPDIVDNQTLGILSMSSDTRTNERQPEEYELIVPWYPFGTKSNLRPCRHPLSDREFRSYLTRDLTQVPLDKDFANTLFPGLWKLANDLATNVTTGENGERSQAAIAQRMERYFVNDGNYTYSLHVLPHLKNTRLDPIEDFVVNHKTGHCEFFASALAIMLRTQDIPARVVVGYKGGEFNSFGKYYAVKQKHAHAWVECYLRSDQLPAGVKPEEFPNGAWLRLDPTPASRLSPNRQSTGTIFDTFLDWFDYVELAWRDYVVDMNYDRQTKDIYKPLTDNLVKPFEGWISREQWMKFFRNTLESMGIHLSDEWFSGIASIFTMLILLVLVVFFEICRTILRHAWPRLRRLFAKWFPASTHRAGFYFKLERMLAKAGWQRDKSDTPREFIDRVISDCRSRNIGGEMVSPMSELLDWYYQIRFGGRTLAPQQQEAIGEYLSVVEQQTTVIRQKKAFAK, encoded by the coding sequence GTGAGAGTCGAACGGCTTTTGCAGATTAGTGTCGCACTTCTCGCCGCATTGGGATCGTTGTTGCTGGCGATCGGCCAAGGAGGCTTTGCCACGTTGCCGTTAATGGCAACCATGGCGGCGTTTTTATCGGTCTATGTGACCGATATCCGAGGCTGGATCACGCTGAATCGTAATCTGGCCAATTTTGCTGCTCTGATTGCCGTTCTATTTTCGTTCTTCGATTTTTGGGACGCCAACGACGCCAAGCTAGTCGCGATTGCCAAGTTGCTGATCTATCTTCAAATCGTCTTGTTGTTCCAACCCAAGACAATCCGCGTGTACTGGCACTTGGCCGTTTTGAGTTTGTTGCAAGTGGTGGTCGCAGCTGCGCTGAATATGGGGGTGAGCTTTGGGCTTATGCTCATTCCCTATTCGCTGACCGCTTTGACAACGCTCTGTCTGTTCTTCATCTTTCGCGAAACGCTGCGAGTCGACCCTGAACTTCGGGCCGCGCACGATGCCGTTGAGAACCGTCCTTTGTTTACTCTATTCGGAGGCAAGGGCACGGATTCGAGCGGTATGGCTGGCAACCCAACGGCAGACGTGACACTTGTTGGGCAATTGCCAGCGAATTTGTCGACGGTTTTCTCCAGTGGCAAGATGTTCGCTCAGGTGTTGAAGATGTCTTTCTTCACCCTCTGCGCTACCGTGATTCTGTTCTATAGCTTTCCTCGCTTTGACGAGGGTGGGGCCCTGGGGCAATCACTTGGTGGTGGTCTCGGAACACAAACCGGTTTCAAAGATCAGATCTCGCTCAACGAAATGGGGCAGATTCTGCAAAGCGATAAATTCGTGATGCGGGTTCGGCTGACCGAAGTCGATTCAGGCAAGCTGAAAGATACCGAATATGAACCCTATTTTCGCGGTACGTCGCTAAGCACGTATATCCCCAATAACAAGACTTGGATTGTGGGAAACCTACGCGAATACCGCGTTTCCGAAATTAAGCCGCCTCCGCCTGGGCAAGAGTATGTCCGGCAGACGATTGCCACGAATCAGAACATGCGATTCGATCGTACGAATGATGGCGTCTTGTTGTTTAGCATGTACCCGGCATACGCTTCCAAGAATACTTCGCCTGATATCGTTGATAACCAGACGCTGGGAATTCTCTCGATGTCCAGCGATACCCGTACGAACGAACGGCAACCGGAAGAATACGAATTAATTGTGCCGTGGTATCCGTTCGGTACGAAAAGCAATCTGAGGCCATGTCGGCATCCGCTTTCCGATCGCGAATTTCGTTCGTACCTAACTCGTGATTTAACTCAGGTCCCTCTCGATAAAGATTTTGCCAACACACTTTTTCCCGGACTCTGGAAACTGGCTAACGATCTGGCAACGAATGTCACGACCGGAGAGAACGGAGAACGATCGCAGGCAGCCATCGCCCAGCGTATGGAGCGATATTTTGTCAACGATGGCAACTATACCTACTCGCTGCATGTCTTGCCGCATTTAAAGAACACGCGGCTTGATCCAATCGAGGACTTTGTGGTGAACCATAAGACTGGGCATTGCGAGTTCTTCGCGAGTGCGTTGGCGATTATGTTGCGCACGCAAGATATTCCTGCGCGGGTGGTGGTTGGTTACAAAGGGGGCGAGTTCAACTCGTTTGGCAAGTATTACGCCGTCAAGCAGAAGCATGCCCACGCCTGGGTTGAATGTTATCTGCGGTCCGATCAACTGCCAGCCGGCGTAAAACCGGAAGAGTTTCCCAATGGAGCTTGGCTACGACTTGATCCGACCCCGGCTTCTCGTTTATCACCCAATCGTCAATCGACGGGAACCATTTTCGATACGTTTCTCGATTGGTTCGACTATGTCGAACTGGCGTGGCGTGATTACGTGGTGGATATGAACTATGATCGCCAAACCAAGGATATCTACAAACCGTTGACGGATAACTTGGTGAAGCCATTCGAGGGTTGGATCAGCCGCGAGCAGTGGATGAAATTCTTCCGCAATACGTTAGAGTCGATGGGCATTCATCTGAGCGATGAATGGTTCAGCGGAATTGCCTCGATATTTACGATGTTGATCTTGTTGGTGCTGGTGGTCTTCTTCGAGATTTGCCGCACCATATTGCGACATGCTTGGCCACGTTTGCGGAGGCTATTTGCGAAGTGGTTTCCGGCCAGCACGCATCGTGCAGGCTTCTATTTCAAGCTTGAAAGAATGTTGGCCAAAGCAGGCTGGCAGCGAGATAAGTCAGACACCCCCCGCGAGTTCATCGATCGCGTGATTTCTGATTGTCGCAGCCGCAATATCGGTGGTGAAATGGTTTCGCCGATGAGCGAATTGCTCGATTGGTATTATCAAATTCGGTTCGGCGGTCGAACCCTGGCTCCTCAGCAGCAAGAAGCGATTGGCGAATATCTCTCGGTGGTTGAACAGCAAACGACGGTGATTCGCCAAAAGAAAGCGTTTGCCAAGTAA